In one Solanum dulcamara chromosome 1, daSolDulc1.2, whole genome shotgun sequence genomic region, the following are encoded:
- the LOC129881804 gene encoding uncharacterized protein LOC129881804, with amino-acid sequence MDEQEGVSSVTSISEPTVGATVHEGDETLCEEQADEPFDEGDGGEIMVEVVGSDVFVDGVCGDGDGGELGQEGSGKVDTLDEHRDFRSGEAGQEDYENTQNGFESVLEVAGSSRDVAVAAGTEIVPGVPSVTACSVVEKVSLSVSEEDVEANAVRSTESAAHADLASLDVPGTSRGVSETVDNESALRLPSETADRVLEQVSTRIREEEADGNVVRSTVSVEGSAGLTSQRLGLSDDGVWNPGIEPLVESSSFVPPDNLNLETEVASNLRLDSYEKDESAVREIVGQACEKGISSHARDQISDHPAEGAFAGDSTAVQKTHSEVETMETNAHDQDRDTLGDKDENLHSEIEPMETDVHEQRDDLGNEDEDSHQDSGLVQKKHSEAETMETDVHDKETIGLGNKDENSHPDVEPMETDVYDQDGGLLNKDKNNNSNAVVELPEIINHDDDQIINLCHQVPAGHDNLGVDIPVSQDSASNCADEMVFLRPNSDIPEDKGGEIKVVSGDSRISAEHTPVAHDHSLGINGNNVPSHSGKHEHSFKGNLAAENGVIGSSCEKANHSEDQELKVDNMHEDKSNFVVCTQAETSDMEIQISNHEAVSLEGSEVSSCKVPISSDNGSLGGSDELPDVHPKVADVVSEATHDDFPLPVQASAHDTGNLDEMEVEGVRHETTGPLTFSMNDESLNIVEVDARLENDARIGPLETPYEPSCRSDGASVEMDKDRDAQLGTSTASLSCTVGKNILEDETSVSLETMISTRDMSTGDETNKVTHLLPEGLDGDMSLQHVENESLLLFDNYAGKEGDPQMSAVSSKDDVMTENPEGTSLACPDTSETSDSNAVNVKSPSLLKENEFEVEAEHKGEVKDTALREGPAQGDDLTHDTNNGAVTGMHSNITEESESSVKQEGVVEHVNMLASEMDLDAENAATADRILNEENNSNLEDAIQSQATINSGADVPPPVRDQIVETCISETSNTKMNQVNEDQDSFKATEGLVFHVHAPEIMKVTDEQEKGEAEKLYPGTVQESPEQDKGTEELVSETSDALMLNEKRVSLLNMHPGYLIPPENEGEYSISDLVWGKVRSHPWWPGQIFDPSDASEKAIKYHKKDGFLVAYFGDRTFAWNDASVLRPFCSHFSQIEKQSNSETFQNAISSALEEVSRRVELGLACSCTPEESYDEISCQIVDNAGIREESSKRYGVDKSSGVTSFVPDKLMHYVKALALSPTCRADRLDLTIARAQLVAFCRFKGYRLPPQFLLSGEFLENDADIPHVDSAIDYNGHASEGSEQHPASKISARKRKHSSKDSSQNKLKERSLSELMDNMECEYSPDGEDDLDEKSVTSSKKRKAVDSRTDGSDKKTSAYAAKVSTKASVSPKPSFRIGECIQRVASQLTRSASLLKGNSDQSGADVQLQDSPKGKVVIPTELPSPNELLSQLRLVARAPLKGYDFLKTITTFFSGFRNSVAVGQNSRRQNLSVGRAGGGRKKRASQTVAGFAEEFEFDDVNDSYWTDRVVQNCGEEQPLQNSRSGEHQLTVQDQVKSNKPGRRSYARKRKSSADYDMTPGVPPEDIEKRKHEPAELILIFLEGSPLPSEMNLNKMFRRFGPLKELETEVHQESSRARVVFKRGSDAEVAYSSVGKFNIFGSRQVTYELSYTPVISFKPMLLTITPELEGAI; translated from the coding sequence ATGGATGAGCAAGAAGGGGTAAGTTCAGTCACTAGTATTTCAGAACCCACTGTGGGTGCTACTGTGCATGAAGGTGATGAAACCCTTTGTGAGGAACAGGCGGATGAGCCTTTTGATGAAGGAGATGGTGGGGAGATAATGGTAGAGGTGGTAGGTTCTGATGTGTTTGTTGATGGGGTCTGTGGTGATGGTGATGGTGGTGAATTGGGGCAGGAGGGTTCTGGAAAAGTAGACACTTTGGATGAGCATAGAGATTTTCGATCCGGTGAAGCTGGTCAAGAGGATTATGAGAATACTCAAAACGGGTTTGAAAGTGTACTTGAAGTTGCAGGGTCATCCAGGGATGTAGCAGTGGCAGCTGGCACTGAGATTGTTCCTGGCGTGCCGAGTGTAACGGCCTGTTCTGTTGTAGAGAAAGTCAGCCTCAGTGTTAGTGAGGAGGATGTTGAGGCTAATGCTGTCAGGAGCACTGAATCTGCTGCGCATGCTGATTTGGCTTCACTTGATGTTCCAGGGACATCCAGAGGTGTTTCTGAGACAGTGGACAATGAATCTGCTCTTAGGTTGCCGAGTGAAACAGCTGATAGAGTTCTAGAGCAAGTCAGCACTAGAATTAGAGAGGAGGAGGCTGATGGGAATGTTGTTAGGAGCACTGTATCAGTTGAAGGGAGTGCCGGATTGACATCGCAAAGACTGGGTCTTTCTGATGATGGGGTGTGGAATCCTGGAATTGAACCTCTGGTTGAATCTTCTTCGTTTGTGCCGCCAGACAATTTAAATCTTGAAACTGAAGTGGCTAGCAATCTGAGATTGGATTCTTATGAAAAAGATGAAAGTGCAGTCAGAGAGATAGTTGGCCAAGCTTGTGAAAAAGGTATTTCTAGTCATGCAAGGGATCAGATATCAGATCATCCTGCTGAAGGAGCTTTTGCAGGGGACAGTACTGCGGTACAAAAAACACATTCAGAAGTTGAAACCATGGAAACCAATGCCCATGATCAGGACAGAGATACCTTGGGGGACAAGGATGAGAATTTACATTCAGAAATTGAACCCATGGAAACAGATGTCCATGAACAGAGAGATGACTTGGGCAACGAGGATGAAGATTCACATCAGGACAGTGGGTTGGTACAGAAAAAGCATTCAGAAGCTGAAACCATGGAAACTGATGTTCATGATAAGGAGACAATTGGCTTGGGCAACAAGGATGAGAATTCACATCCTGATGTTGAACCCATGGAAACTGATGTCTATGATCAAGATGGTGGGTTGCTTAACAAGGATAAGAATAACAATTCAAATGCAGTGGTTGAACTCCCGGAGATAATTAACcatgatgatgatcaaataaTTAACCTGTGCCATCAGGTTCCTGCAGGTCATGATAATCTGGGTGTAGATATACCAGTGTCTCAAGATTCTGCTAGCAATTGTGCTGATGAAATGGTTTTTTTGAGACCAAACAGTGATATCCCTGAAGATAAGGGCGGAGAAATTAAAGTAGTTAGTGGTGATTCAAGAATATCAGCTGAGCACACCCCAGTTGCACATGATCACTCCTTAGGCATCAATGGTAACAATGTGCCATCGCACTCTGGGAAGCATGAACATAGCTTCAAGGGAAATTTGGCTGCAGAGAATGGGGTTATTGGTTCTTCCTGTGAAAAAGCAAACCATTCTGAGGATCAGGAATTAAAGGTTGATAACATGCATGAAGATAAAAGCAATTTTGTAGTATGTACACAGGCAGAAACTTCTGATATGGAAATCCAAATTAGCAATCATGAAGCGGTGTCTTTGGAGGGTAGTGAGGTCTCAAGTTGTAAAGTTCCAATATCCAGTGATAATGGGAGCTTAGGTGGTTCAGACGAGTTGCCAGATGTGCATCCTAAGGTAGCAGATGTTGTTAGTGAAGCTACTCATGATGATTTCCCGCTTCCTGTACAGGCTAGTGCTCATGATACCGGAAACCTTGATGAGATGGAAGTTGAGGGGGTTCGTCACGAGACAACTGGCCCTTTGACTTTTTCCATGAATGATGAAAGTCTGAATATAGTGGAGGTTGATGCCAGGTTGGAAAATGATGCAAGAATTGGACCCTTGGAAACCCCTTATGAACCATCTTGCCGAAGTGATGGAGCTAGTGTTGAAATGGACAAGGACAGGGATGCGCAGCTTGGAACTTCCACAGCAAGCTTAAGTTGCACTGTGggtaaaaatattttggaagatGAAACAAGTGTGTCTCTCGAGACTATGATTAGCACCAGAGATATGAGTACTGGGGATGAAACAAACAAAGTAACACACTTGCTGCCAGAAGGTTTGGATGGTGACATGTCACTGCAGCATGTTGAGAATGAGAGCTTATTGCTTTTTGATAACTATGCTGGAAAAGAAGGTGATCCCCAGATGAGTGCAGTGTCATCTAAGGATGATGTTATGACTGAAAATCCAGAAGGAACTTCATTAGCATGTCCGGATACTTCCGAAACCTCAGATTCTAATGCTGTTAATGTGAAGTCCCCTTCTTTATTAAAAGAGAATGAATTTGAGGTTGAGGCTGAACACAAAGGGGAGGTCAAAGACACTGCTCTTAGAGAAGGTCCTGCTCAAGGTGATGATCTGACTCATGATACAAATAATGGTGCTGTTACAGGAATGCATTCAAATATTACCGAAGAATCTGAATCGTCTGTGAAGCAAGAGGGTGTAGTGGAGCATGTTAATATGCTTGCTTCTGAGATGGATCTTGATGCCGAGAATGCAGCAACTGCAGATAGAATATTAAATGAAGAGAACAACTCTAATTTAGAGGATGCTATACAATCTCAGGCTACTATAAATTCTGGTGCTGATGTCCCTCCTCCAGTTAGAGATCAAATTGTAGAAACATGTATTTCTGAAACCAGCAATACCAAGATGAATCAAGTCAATGAAGACCAGGACTCTTTCAAGGCAACCGAGGGTCTTGTTTTCCATGTTCATGCTCCAGAAATAATGAAGGTCACGGATGAGCAAGAGAAAGGCGAAGCTGAGAAGCTTTATCCTGGTACTGTGCAGGAATCTCCAGAGCAAGACAAAGGAACTGAAGAACTTGTATCCGAGACTAGCGACGCACTGATGTTGAATGAGAAGCGTGTGAGCTTGTTGAATATGCATCCTGGTTATCTCATTCCACCAGAAAATGAGGGTGAGTACTCTATTTCTGATTTAGTCTGGGGAAAGGTTAGAAGCCATCCATGGTGGCCTGGACAGATATTTGATCCTTCTGATGCTTCAGAAAAGGCCATCAAGTACCACAAGAAAGACGGCTTTTTGGTAGCTTATTTTGGAGATCGAACTTTTGCTTGGAATGATGCATCTGTGTTGAGGCCATTCTGTTCTCATTTCTCTCAGATTGAGAAGCAAAGTAATTCAGAAACATTTCAAAACGCTATAAGCAGTGCTTTAGAAGAGGTTTCAAGACGGGTTGAACTTGGCCTTGCTTGCTCATGCACGCCTGAAGAGTCCTATGATGAGATTTCATGTCAGATCGTGGACAACGCTGGGATTCGTGAAGAATCAAGCAAAAGATATGGAGTGGACAAATCAAGTGGAGTCACTTCCTTTGTACCTGATAAGCTCATGCACTATGTGAAAGCATTAGCCTTATCACCAACTTGTCGGGCTGATAGATTGGATCTCACTATTGCTCGAGCTCAGTTAGTTGCCTTTTGTCGCTTCAAGGGATATCGTCTGCCGCCACAATTCTTGTTGAGTGGAGAATTCCTAGAAAACGATGCCGACATTCCACATGTGGACAGTGCAATTGATTATAACGGTCATGCTTCGGAAGGCAGTGAGCAACATCCCGCCAGTAAAATCTCCGCTCGCAAACGTAAGCACAGTTCAAAAGATAGCTCGCAGAATAAACTGAAAGAGCGAAGCTTGTCAGAGCTGATGGATAATATGGAATGTGAGTATTCTCCAGATGGTGAGGATGATTTGGATGAAAAATCAGTCACTTCCAGCAAAAAGAGGAAGGCTGTTGATTCTCGTACTGATGGATCGGACAAGAAAACAAGTGCTTATGCTGCCAAAGTATCGACCAAAGCGTCTGTATCTCCTAAACCATCCTTCCGTATTGGTGAATGCATTCAAAGAGTGGCAAGCCAATTAACTCGCTCAGCCTCACTTCTGAAGGGAAACAGTGATCAAAGTGGGGCTGATGTTCAATTACAGGACTCTCCAAAGGGAAAAGTTGTGATACCAACTGAACTACCTTCTCCAAATGAGTTGCTCTCACAGCTTCGGTTGGTGGCAAGGGCTCCATTGAAAGGCTACGACTTCTTAAAAACCATCACTACTTTCTTTTCTGGTTTCAGAAATTCAGTTGCTGTGGGCCAGAATTCGCGCAGGCAGAATTTGTCAGTGGGAAGAGCTGGTGGTGGTCGTAAGAAAAGAGCTTCACAAACTGTAGCTGGTTTTGCTGAAGAATTTGAGTTCGATGATGTAAATGATTCTTATTGGACAGACAGGGTTGTACAAAACTGTGGGGAGGAGCAGCCATTGCAGAATAGTCGAAGTGGGGAACATCAGCTCAcggttcaagatcaagtgaaaTCCAATAAACCCGGTCGTAGGTCATATGCTAGAAAACGAAAATCCAGTGCCGATTATGACATGACACCAGGTGTTCCTCCTGAGGACATTGAGAAGAGGAAGCATGAGCCAGCAGaactcattttaatttttttggaggGTAGTCCTCTTCCATCTGAAATGAACCTTAATAAAATGTTTAGGCGGTTTGGGCCATTGAAGGAATTAGAAACTGAAGTTCATCAGGAGTCTTCTCGTGCTAGGGTAGTCTTTAAAAGGGGTTCTGACGCAGAGGTTGCTTATAGTAGTGTAGGAAAGTTCAACATCTTTGGGTCACGGCAAGTGACATATGAGCTCAGCTACACACCAGTTATCTCATTTAAGCCGATGCTCCTTACAATTACACCAGAACTGGAGGGAGCTATTTGA